The genomic segment TGCCGCATGCGCAGCCAGTCGTAATTCAGGCTCACTATATTTACCAGCAGCAGCGCTGCAGCCAGACCCAGCGGCCAGCGCCAGCGACGCCAGCTGAACTCGGTGCCGGCGGCGCTGGCGGTCAATCCGCTCATCAAATCGACGCCGCTGCGCGCCAGCTCTTGCGTCCCCGCAAGCCAGTGCGACCAGTCGTCGGCCAGCACCGTCACTTGCGCCGGCTCCAGTTCTTGATAAGCGGCCAGGCTGGATTGCGGTACATATAAAGTGATTTGCTGCTGCGGCAGGATGGAGGTCAAGCCCTCCAGCACTTCTTGCGCCACCGACTGTCCCGATACCGGCGACAGTGACCAGCCCATGCCCTGCTCTGTGGACACGTGCAATGCGACATCGATGTCGCCACCGTGATCGGTAATCGCAGCCACTGCCATATCCGGCTCGCGCAAAGGCAGACAAAGCTGGGCCGGCCAGGCTTGCAGATTATGTGCGCCCAGGGCGAGCAAGGTTTTGACCAGCAATTCCAGCCAGTCTCTTTGCACGACGGCAATCAGGCGCGGATTATTTGCGGCAGCGGCGACGCCGGCGCGTTTGCGGCCGGCGACGATCACGCAGTCGAAAGGATCGACCAGCAGTTGTTCCTCCACCAGATTCGGCAGCGCCATCTTCAGTTTGGCGTCGGACAATGGCGGCACTTGCAGCTGCAGCAGGTTGACGTCAGCCGCAGCCAGTATCAGCATCACCCGGGTCGCCGCAGCAATCGACTCAGCCAGGCCGGCCAGCTGCTCAGCGCCCTGGCGCTCGATACGGCCGGCGTCGGAAACCAGCGCGTAGCGGCAATCCGGCATGGCCACCGCCGCCGCGCTGTCCAGCGTTGCCCTGGCGGGTAAGCGAATAAGTAAGGTACTCAAAACGCATCTTCCATTTATTGTTCTCTAATCCACACGATATTGGTGCCGGTGATGTTGGGGGCTTGACCCACTAGCTGCAACAAGGATACGGTATTCAGGCCAGCGCGACCCATGCGAATCTTGCCGTAGACCAAAAAAAAGTTACTGGAAACTCCGATCACCGCGTTTTCCGGCAAGGAGATGCCAAACAGGTTTGACATTTGCGTAGTGAAATGAGGGATATCGGGGAATGGCGCGGTGCGGCGCGCCGCAACCAGCGTATTGGCTTGCGCCAAGGACAAGGTGGCAAAACGCGAGGCCAGCACTTCTGCCGGCGCAGTATTCACATTGATAGGCGTTGGGTTTCCGGTCGAGGGCAAGAGCACCACGTAATCCTGTAGCTGGCGCACAATATCTGGCGTGAATCCAGGTACCGACAGCAAATCGTCGACTTGCAGCAGCGGCATCGCGCCGTTACTTGAAGTAGCCGGGCTTTGCTGCCCGGTCGGCGCCGTGACAGGCTGACTTTGGGCGATAGCCTGGGCGGCAGCCGTCGCCAATGTGGTCGGCAGGCGCAGATAACTCAGCAAACGTTTGAACGCCGCCACCTCATCGGGTGCCGGAACGCCATTGACGCTCAGGTTATTCAGGTTGTAGCGTGATTGCGCATCGATGATGTTGCCAGACAGGACAGCATCCGCCGCATCGCCGGCTGCCTGCTTATCTTCCGCATATTGATCAAGACGCGTCTCTGCCAAAGGTACGGCCCAGGGCTGTCCCAGATCAACGTATTGGAATTGCTTGCCACTGGCGCGCAAAATCATGCCGGCCCAATCCAGGGAACCGCGCATGATCCAGCTTTTCTGCAACTGCAGGCGCTGGTTTTCAATCGAACGCACCTGCACCTGCTGCTGCCAGAACAGGCTGGCGACGATGGTGATCGCCAGCGTCGTCAGCAGCAAGGCGGTCACTACTGCGACGCCACGCTGGCTGTATCTGGCCCGGAGCTTCCGGCTCATACAGCCCCCAGCAGGAAAGTCTTGGCCATGGTGCTGGTATGGCCACGCAGCTGTAGCGCTACCTGCAAACCTGTCCAGCGATTAGCGTTAACGCTAGTATCCTGGCTGCCCGCGCTGATGGCGGACGGCGGACGCCATCCCTGCTGGTCGCTCCCCCACACCTGCATTTGCATGCTGGCGATATTCGATTGCAATAACACTGCCTGGCTGTTGTTGCCGTCACCGCCATCGTTAAGCGCGCTTTGCCACAACGTATCGAGGGCGTTCAAATCGCGCGTCGGCGACGATTCCTGGCGTGTCAGCTTGCCGTCGCGCAGCCGGTAATCGACCAATTGCAAACGCGTAGGCTGCTGGTCGGCGAACACCATTCGCACCAACAACAAACGCCCCGGCTCCGCCAGTAAATACGGCCGCGTGGTCATCAAGCTCTTGGGAGCGATTTGCGCACAATCGCTTTGCAATTGGGCGAACGTCAATTGCATGCCACGCGTCTCTTCCATTTCAGCCGTCAGCGAAATCCGCGAGCGGACGATACCGTCCAGACCGCGCCAGCCCAGTACCGCCACCATTGCCAATATCGTGACGGCGATGATCAGCTCTACCAACGTAAAACCGTGGCTGCCGCTTTTCAGCTGTCTGCTAACGCGCATTCGGCACCACCTGCGACAGATTGACAATGCGCCGTTCGGAATTGGCGTCGGCGAACACCGACACTTCAACGCGCCGGAAATACGGGTTGGGCGTACCGGAAACCTTTTCTTCGCAATGCAGCGGCAGGTCGCCCTGGGCACACTCGAAGGCACGGCTGCCTATTGCCGGCCATTCCTTGCCGAGGCGGATCTGGGTCAGGCGGTTTTCCGCCGACCAGTTGGCCATCATGGCGGCGCGCAAGCCGCTGCTGTTTTGCGTCAGGCTGCCGACCGCGCGCAAGCTGGCGCCCAGCGCGGTACCGACGATGACCAGCGCCACCAGCACTTCCAGCAAGGTGAAACCTGCTTCATAACGATGGGGGGATAGACGCGGCCTAAACATTTATTCGACCGCAAAATGACCGATGCCATCGGCACGGATGACGACGCTGCTGTCACCGCTAGTCATGGTCAGCGTAAAAGGCTTGTCTACCGGCTCGCGGCCGAAGGTGATGCGTAGAGTGTTTGGCGGTGCGGCCTCAGTCGGCGGCGGTTCCATGAACAATTGCATGGGAGCTCGCTTGAAATCGCGCTGGCGCAGCATGTCGTCCTGCGCCAGCGGCTGCCAGCCGGTTTCTTCGCGCACCATGAAGCGATAGCTGTTGGCATCGGCTTCGAAAGCCGTGGGGCGATTACGCAAGATCGCTTCTTCGCGCGTCAGTTGCAGCAGCAAGGCAATGCGCCGGGCATCGTCTTGCATCACCTGGCGGTCGCTACGAAAAGCGTTAAGCGACACCACGCCCAGCGTGATGCCGGCGATCACCACCACCACCAGCAACTCCAGCAGCGTAAAGCCACCGATGGCGCCCTGGCGCAAATTGCGATGCGCCATCAGAGACATTCCTACAGATCCCACGAGCCGATATCGGCATCGTTGCCTTCTCCGCCCGGTTGGCCATCGGCGCCATAGGAAAATATATCCACTTCGCCGTGAATGCCGGGCGACAGGAATTGGTATGGATTACCCCAAGGATCTTTTGGCAACTTGTCGATGTAGCCGCCGGTTTTCCAGCCATTGGCGGCAGGACCGCTGGTCGGCTTGACGACCAGCGCCTGCAAGCCTTGTTCAGTGGTTGGATAACGTTGATTGTCGAGTTTGTAGAGCTTGAGCGCCTGCATCAAGGTGCCGATGTCCTGGCGCGCAGCCTGGATACGCGCATCGTCGGTACGGCCCATCAATTTAGGCACGACCAAAGCGGCCAGAATCCCCATGATCACCACCACCACCATGATTTCAATCAGCGTGAATCCGCGTTGCATAAGGGCAGAGCGACGTCGAACGGCCGGAAACATTGTGCTATGCATTTCTTTCCTTATCAAAAAAACCACGACCATGTTTGGAAAGGGCGATTATATGCCGCAATCGTTGCCAGGAAGCAGGAGAAATACACTTAATTATCATCAGCGTATTTATCCGGATTTTGTCATTGATTTGACACAAAGAAATGATACTACTTGATGCAGCTGCAAACGACATAACGACATTGCATCGCTATGTAAATCGGCTTTATGCGGCGGTCGATGCCAACCAGCCTATACAGCTTCCTCGCGCGGATTGCGCGACAACAAGAGCTCCATGACCGAGCGCAAGGAAGCGCCGTCGAACAGGACGCCAGCCACCGCGTTGGTGATCGGCATGTCAACGCCACGCTGCTGTGCCAGGGCACGCACCGCGGCGGCGCAACGCACACCCTCGGCGACGTGGCCGAGTTCGGTGACGATGGTCGCCAGTGGTTTACCCTGCGCCAGTCCCAGCCCGACTTTGCGATTACGCGACAAGTCGCCGGTGCAGGTCAGGATCAGGTCGCCGACGCCGGACAGGCCCATGAAAGTTTCGCTGCGGCCGCCAAGTGCGACGCCGAGCCGGGTAATTTCCGCCAGACCGCGCGTGATCAGCGCTGCCCGCGCATTCAGGCCAAGTCCCAGGCCATCGGCAACGCCGGTGGCGATCGCCAGGATATTCTTTACCGCGCCGCCTACTTCGACGCCAACCAGATCGTCGGTGGAGTAAACCCGGATGTTATCGCCATGCACCGCTGCCACCACCTGATCGCACAGGCCGGCATGGGTACTGGCCACCGACAGGGCGCAAGGCAGGCCGCGCGCAACTTCCTGTGCAAACGACGGCCCGGACAACGCCGCCGCCGGGATCGCATCGCCCAGCACCTCGCGCACGATCTGATGCGGCAGCAAGCTGGTGTTTTCTTCAAAACCCTTGCACAGCCAGACGATATTCGGAATCGGATACGCTTGCAGCTGCTGCACCAGTTCACGCAAGCCGGCAACCGAAGAAGCGACGATCAGCAAGCCCTCGGCCTGAGCGGCGAGCGCATCGCTGGTCACATGAGTCACAGCCTGTGAAAAATCGGCGCTCAGGCGCAGATTGTCAGGCAAGGCAAAGCCCGGCAGATAGGCGCTATTCTCACGCTGTTGCGCGGCCGCCGCCATGGTGTCGGGATTCCGCCCCCACAGCGTCACGCTATGGCGCTGCGCCAAGGCAATCGCCAACGCCGTGCCCCAGGCGCCGGCGCCGAGTACAGTTATGTTCATAGTTTTATTATTTGCGGGACAGAGTTTAAGAGCCGCCGTAGCGCGGCGAATTACTCTGTCCTCAACCGATCAGATAAAACGCCCAAATTGCTATGAAAAATATTGACGGAACATGTATCAATCGCCCCAAACCTCAGCAGCCTTCACATAGCCGGTTTGACCATCACGGTGACGCACCTTGGCCCAGCCGGATGCGACCGGATCAACCAGTTCCAGCAACACACCCTTGTCGGCTGAAAACACGACAGCGGCGGCATCGTCAGGATTAGCGCGGATCTTGGCATTGGCCACGCTGACTTGCAAATTGCGCTTGGCGACCAGGCCTTTCGACTGCAACCACGACAAATCGCCGCTGGCGTCGCGCACTTTGGTCCATTCGCCGTAGGTCAGCACCACTTCGAC from the Collimonas arenae genome contains:
- the gspG gene encoding type II secretion system major pseudopilin GspG, whose protein sequence is MQRGFTLIEIMVVVVIMGILAALVVPKLMGRTDDARIQAARQDIGTLMQALKLYKLDNQRYPTTEQGLQALVVKPTSGPAANGWKTGGYIDKLPKDPWGNPYQFLSPGIHGEVDIFSYGADGQPGGEGNDADIGSWDL
- the gspI gene encoding type II secretion system minor pseudopilin GspI, with protein sequence MFRPRLSPHRYEAGFTLLEVLVALVIVGTALGASLRAVGSLTQNSSGLRAAMMANWSAENRLTQIRLGKEWPAIGSRAFECAQGDLPLHCEEKVSGTPNPYFRRVEVSVFADANSERRIVNLSQVVPNAR
- a CDS encoding GspH/FimT family pseudopilin; its protein translation is MAHRNLRQGAIGGFTLLELLVVVVIAGITLGVVSLNAFRSDRQVMQDDARRIALLLQLTREEAILRNRPTAFEADANSYRFMVREETGWQPLAQDDMLRQRDFKRAPMQLFMEPPPTEAAPPNTLRITFGREPVDKPFTLTMTSGDSSVVIRADGIGHFAVE
- a CDS encoding NAD(P)H-dependent glycerol-3-phosphate dehydrogenase — protein: MNITVLGAGAWGTALAIALAQRHSVTLWGRNPDTMAAAAQQRENSAYLPGFALPDNLRLSADFSQAVTHVTSDALAAQAEGLLIVASSVAGLRELVQQLQAYPIPNIVWLCKGFEENTSLLPHQIVREVLGDAIPAAALSGPSFAQEVARGLPCALSVASTHAGLCDQVVAAVHGDNIRVYSTDDLVGVEVGGAVKNILAIATGVADGLGLGLNARAALITRGLAEITRLGVALGGRSETFMGLSGVGDLILTCTGDLSRNRKVGLGLAQGKPLATIVTELGHVAEGVRCAAAVRALAQQRGVDMPITNAVAGVLFDGASLRSVMELLLSRNPREEAV
- a CDS encoding prepilin-type N-terminal cleavage/methylation domain-containing protein, which codes for MRVSRQLKSGSHGFTLVELIIAVTILAMVAVLGWRGLDGIVRSRISLTAEMEETRGMQLTFAQLQSDCAQIAPKSLMTTRPYLLAEPGRLLLVRMVFADQQPTRLQLVDYRLRDGKLTRQESSPTRDLNALDTLWQSALNDGGDGNNSQAVLLQSNIASMQMQVWGSDQQGWRPPSAISAGSQDTSVNANRWTGLQVALQLRGHTSTMAKTFLLGAV
- a CDS encoding SH3 domain-containing protein; amino-acid sequence: MVLYDAPSEKGRRVAVAPRGMPVEVVLTYGEWTKVRDASGDLSWLQSKGLVAKRNLQVSVANAKIRANPDDAAAVVFSADKGVLLELVDPVASGWAKVRHRDGQTGYVKAAEVWGD
- the gspL gene encoding type II secretion system protein GspL, with translation MSTLLIRLPARATLDSAAAVAMPDCRYALVSDAGRIERQGAEQLAGLAESIAAATRVMLILAAADVNLLQLQVPPLSDAKLKMALPNLVEEQLLVDPFDCVIVAGRKRAGVAAAANNPRLIAVVQRDWLELLVKTLLALGAHNLQAWPAQLCLPLREPDMAVAAITDHGGDIDVALHVSTEQGMGWSLSPVSGQSVAQEVLEGLTSILPQQQITLYVPQSSLAAYQELEPAQVTVLADDWSHWLAGTQELARSGVDLMSGLTASAAGTEFSWRRWRWPLGLAAALLLVNIVSLNYDWLRMRHEAAGLRSGMMQNYRAAFPKETVIVDPIAQAKQKIATAQRDGGQLAADDFLSLATAFGTAWAGLPQSSDSGAIASMDYRDHHLLVRLKNPGDADGAETQIKSALASMKLTLSKSATGVWQIGSGK
- the gspK gene encoding type II secretion system minor pseudopilin GspK, which translates into the protein MSRKLRARYSQRGVAVVTALLLTTLAITIVASLFWQQQVQVRSIENQRLQLQKSWIMRGSLDWAGMILRASGKQFQYVDLGQPWAVPLAETRLDQYAEDKQAAGDAADAVLSGNIIDAQSRYNLNNLSVNGVPAPDEVAAFKRLLSYLRLPTTLATAAAQAIAQSQPVTAPTGQQSPATSSNGAMPLLQVDDLLSVPGFTPDIVRQLQDYVVLLPSTGNPTPINVNTAPAEVLASRFATLSLAQANTLVAARRTAPFPDIPHFTTQMSNLFGISLPENAVIGVSSNFFLVYGKIRMGRAGLNTVSLLQLVGQAPNITGTNIVWIREQ